In Armatimonadota bacterium, the following proteins share a genomic window:
- a CDS encoding membrane protein insertase YidC has product MSQPSPKGNFMQTMLIVLVLFMGFQLFFGNKQAPEKRPSKEILAKLQQYNKDVVEAKSRESALAAVTQEHSKLEAKIAEELQEKQIDAETAKTRKIEGMVILGDTLLKAGVAKNDTGPLTQAYYMLHGMDKTLGERLWAETPVTVTPGEKYAATTTTAKGVYDNLVAELRVQFEAHLINGVLPGFRIIDSLVALTGRVPAFSYAFAAVLLALLVRAIVWPLTQKQYMFGRQMSQLSPLIKEVKERYTDKKTGQVTDMAELNRRTMELYKEYGVNPMAGCLPMLIQIPFFLVIYQCMQNYRFEFQKGTFLWINEGLSRATNGFIAPNLGEKDNILIVIYAISMVVTAFLTPVSDPNNAKQQRIMSVSMSAIFSIMMFFYPLPSAFILYWVALNIFATWQMLHIYRLPAAPLVKKNAPGGGVFPTDTPVTFSGPNAASSTGKPVKHKPKKKK; this is encoded by the coding sequence ATGAGCCAACCCTCACCCAAAGGCAACTTCATGCAGACGATGCTGATCGTGCTCGTCTTGTTCATGGGATTCCAGCTCTTCTTCGGCAATAAACAAGCTCCGGAGAAACGCCCCTCGAAAGAAATCCTTGCCAAGCTGCAGCAGTACAACAAGGACGTCGTGGAAGCCAAGAGCCGCGAAAGCGCGCTGGCGGCGGTTACCCAAGAGCACAGCAAGCTGGAAGCGAAGATCGCCGAAGAGCTCCAAGAGAAGCAGATCGACGCCGAAACGGCAAAGACGCGAAAGATCGAGGGCATGGTGATCCTCGGGGACACGCTCCTAAAGGCGGGCGTCGCAAAGAACGACACCGGGCCCCTGACGCAGGCGTATTACATGCTCCACGGCATGGACAAGACGCTAGGCGAGAGGCTATGGGCCGAAACACCGGTGACGGTCACCCCTGGCGAGAAGTATGCGGCCACCACAACGACGGCCAAGGGCGTCTATGACAACCTCGTGGCCGAGTTGCGGGTCCAGTTTGAAGCCCACCTCATCAATGGCGTGCTGCCGGGCTTCCGCATCATCGACAGCCTTGTGGCCCTAACGGGACGCGTGCCCGCTTTCAGTTATGCGTTCGCGGCGGTTCTGCTCGCGCTCCTGGTACGCGCAATTGTCTGGCCTCTCACGCAGAAGCAATACATGTTCGGGCGGCAAATGTCCCAACTCTCTCCCCTCATCAAGGAGGTGAAGGAGCGTTACACGGACAAGAAGACCGGCCAAGTGACCGATATGGCGGAGCTGAACCGCCGCACGATGGAGCTCTATAAGGAGTACGGCGTTAACCCGATGGCGGGCTGCCTGCCAATGCTGATCCAGATCCCGTTCTTCCTGGTCATCTACCAGTGCATGCAGAATTATCGGTTCGAATTCCAAAAGGGCACGTTCCTTTGGATCAACGAGGGCCTGTCTCGGGCGACGAACGGGTTTATCGCGCCCAACCTGGGTGAGAAGGACAACATCCTGATCGTGATCTATGCGATCTCGATGGTGGTCACGGCGTTCCTGACTCCGGTGAGCGACCCGAACAACGCCAAGCAGCAGCGCATCATGAGCGTCTCGATGTCGGCGATCTTCTCGATCATGATGTTCTTCTATCCGCTGCCTTCGGCGTTCATCCTCTATTGGGTCGCGCTGAACATCTTCGCGACCTGGCAGATGCTACACATCTACCGGTTGCCCGCGGCGCCGCTGGTCAAGAAGAACGCACCCGGAGGCGGGGTCTTCCCGACCGACACTCCGGTCACCTTCTCCGGGCCAAACGCAGCGTCTTCGACCGGCAAGCCGGTCAAGCACAAGCCGAAGAAGAAGAAGTGA
- the yidD gene encoding membrane protein insertion efficiency factor YidD, whose protein sequence is MGKRLAIRLIRLYQQTKRWRRPTCRYTPSCSEYTLQAIEKYGLLKGSWLGMKRIARCHPFHPGGHDPVP, encoded by the coding sequence ATGGGAAAACGACTCGCCATCCGGCTGATCCGGCTCTACCAGCAGACCAAGCGCTGGCGACGCCCAACCTGCCGCTACACCCCAAGCTGTTCGGAGTACACTCTGCAGGCCATCGAGAAGTATGGTCTGCTGAAAGGCAGTTGGCTCGGGATGAAGCGCATCGCGCGCTGTCACCCGTTCCACCCCGGCGGGCACGATCCCGTGCCCTAA
- the rnpA gene encoding ribonuclease P protein component, with product MAGLSKARFEQVFQEGLRVQGTFCRLSGLKGTGLLGIATPKKLGSSPRRNRLKRRLKEAVRLSGATREGLDIVIIGVAAALDAPFKELQDDLAEAFRKLHKRWENDSPSG from the coding sequence ATGGCCGGACTCTCCAAGGCTCGTTTCGAACAGGTTTTTCAAGAAGGTCTCCGCGTTCAGGGGACCTTTTGCCGTTTGTCTGGGCTTAAGGGCACGGGGCTTCTCGGCATCGCGACCCCCAAAAAGCTGGGAAGCTCCCCAAGAAGAAATCGGCTGAAGCGCAGACTCAAAGAGGCCGTTCGGCTCAGCGGCGCCACGCGCGAGGGGCTCGACATCGTCATCATTGGCGTGGCCGCGGCGCTGGACGCTCCATTCAAGGAACTCCAGGACGACCTTGCCGAAGCCTTCCGCAAACTGCACAAGCGATGGGAAAACGACTCGCCATCCGGCTGA
- the rpmH gene encoding 50S ribosomal protein L34: protein MKRTFQPNNRHQQKTHGFRIRMKTTDGRNVLKRRRARGRARISY, encoded by the coding sequence ATGAAGCGCACGTTCCAACCCAATAACCGGCACCAGCAGAAGACCCACGGTTTTCGCATTCGAATGAAGACCACGGACGGTCGCAACGTGCTGAAGCGACGCCGGGCCCGCGGCCGAGCCCGAATCTCCTACTAG
- a CDS encoding phosphodiester glycosidase family protein: MSLLAVLGIGSSLVATPPAPAIQYAKYKSGKAWYHAVTARVSPDSYAVETVESHRLTSIQNLIAKPQPVAAITGTFFCPRAQRPIADVVVDGSLVAHGAIGSAFGVDWYGVPRIFDTRFGSVLDWGAYRFGLRGAIRVVSGGVVKPNPKAQRFYDPHLRGRAARTGLGLTADGRVVLIATKGKVTLSEFGRAMRAKGVMEGINLDGGSSTCLYYQGSFVLSTSRRLSNLVVLRKAGDSMGIAQTEPTSVNSLQPMSAAPISIAVRKK, from the coding sequence ATGAGCCTATTGGCAGTCCTTGGAATCGGGTCGAGCCTCGTTGCGACGCCTCCGGCGCCAGCCATCCAGTACGCCAAATATAAGTCCGGCAAAGCCTGGTACCACGCCGTGACGGCCCGCGTATCGCCGGACTCCTATGCTGTTGAGACCGTCGAATCGCACCGTCTGACCTCGATCCAGAACCTTATCGCTAAGCCGCAGCCGGTGGCCGCCATTACAGGGACCTTCTTCTGCCCGCGCGCTCAGAGGCCCATCGCCGACGTGGTTGTGGACGGCTCGCTGGTCGCCCACGGCGCCATAGGCAGCGCTTTCGGTGTGGATTGGTACGGCGTGCCGCGCATCTTTGACACGCGTTTTGGGTCCGTGCTCGATTGGGGGGCCTATCGTTTTGGGCTGCGCGGCGCGATCCGGGTGGTCTCTGGGGGTGTTGTGAAGCCGAACCCCAAGGCACAGCGCTTCTACGATCCGCACCTGAGGGGTCGGGCAGCCCGGACCGGTTTGGGCCTCACGGCGGACGGCAGGGTAGTGCTGATCGCGACAAAAGGCAAGGTCACGCTGAGCGAATTCGGGCGGGCTATGCGCGCCAAAGGGGTGATGGAAGGCATCAATCTGGACGGTGGAAGCTCGACTTGCCTCTACTACCAGGGGTCGTTTGTGCTCTCGACGAGCAGGCGGCTTTCGAACCTCGTGGTGCTGCGCAAGGCGGGGGACTCGATGGGAATCGCCCAGACCGAACCGACAAGTGTCAATTCGCTTCAGCCAATGTCGGCCGCGCCGATTTCGATTGCCGTTCGGAAGAAGTGA
- a CDS encoding FAD-dependent oxidoreductase, which translates to MRVGIIGAGVAGLAAGRTLKALGHEAVLFEAMSHAGGRLASRAVDGYIFDTGPSSIAPRGTALEQAIRHELSTSGLHRIQRPIFVHTGLRVVSGDPVKNAVERFAYVEGNQVLADRLAEGLDLRLSVEVPELAKNHVGYECAGEDFDALILTPPAPIAKPLLLTVGEGRHLANTSYRPCLSVLLGFEEDLPPLSYHAILDPEQRHPLTWLCIESEKCPGRAPEGCTAMVAQLSPEFSKRHFETEDETVVSATLDFVSRLFGPGFGSCAVSGVVRWRYSQPETTSVFESANVPGNRVVVAGDGVMGSRLELAYESGVKAAHWLVGGSE; encoded by the coding sequence ATGAGGGTCGGCATCATCGGCGCCGGGGTCGCAGGACTCGCGGCCGGCCGCACGCTCAAGGCCCTCGGGCACGAAGCGGTCCTCTTCGAGGCTATGAGCCATGCCGGAGGCCGGCTGGCAAGCCGGGCAGTGGACGGCTACATCTTCGACACGGGGCCATCCTCGATCGCTCCGCGCGGAACGGCACTGGAACAGGCCATTCGTCACGAGCTGAGCACGTCCGGACTTCATCGGATTCAGCGCCCAATCTTTGTACACACGGGATTGCGCGTGGTTTCAGGAGACCCTGTCAAGAACGCGGTCGAGCGATTTGCGTACGTCGAAGGGAACCAAGTTTTGGCTGACAGGCTCGCGGAGGGGCTCGATCTTCGCCTTTCCGTGGAGGTCCCGGAGCTGGCCAAGAATCACGTAGGCTATGAATGCGCCGGCGAGGACTTCGACGCGCTGATTCTCACGCCACCGGCTCCCATCGCCAAGCCCCTGCTGCTCACGGTTGGGGAGGGCAGGCATCTCGCCAACACGTCCTATCGGCCATGCCTGAGCGTGCTTCTGGGCTTTGAGGAGGATCTGCCCCCGCTGAGCTACCATGCGATCCTGGACCCCGAGCAACGGCACCCGCTCACGTGGCTTTGCATCGAGTCGGAAAAGTGTCCCGGCAGGGCGCCAGAGGGATGTACGGCGATGGTGGCGCAGCTCAGCCCCGAGTTCAGCAAGAGACACTTCGAAACGGAAGATGAAACCGTCGTTTCGGCGACGCTGGATTTCGTCTCGCGGCTATTTGGTCCGGGGTTCGGCTCCTGCGCCGTGTCAGGAGTCGTTCGATGGCGCTACAGCCAGCCGGAGACCACCAGCGTTTTTGAGTCGGCGAATGTCCCGGGAAACAGGGTCGTGGTTGCCGGAGACGGGGTGATGGGCTCACGATTGGAGTTGGCTTACGAATCTGGCGTCAAGGCCGCCCATTGGCTCGTCGGAGGTAGTGAGTGA
- a CDS encoding AAA-like domain-containing protein: MNNWSAPLRMRMLGRLEVVSSAGQAARFRSRKALALLAFLALNPDEEFHREQLCDLFWPDSDGDRQAQSLRRAVADIREELEVRMGMGEIVQTRRNYVALVPGSVETDVAHFNALTSGAPDQDELRALLEAVGLYAGELLPSLAESWVLALRADLEERFGHAVVRLCQARIDSGEAQEALRIARAAVLAAPFREDVHIALISGYKAAGMDIEALRQFEEWERLLDENWGEAPSEQAVRALESQSAPATEPAAIDGLNRAGAGLHRSQTHPDMETAGGAVPLGSRFYVARASDQEAFDAFDQGEGVILVHGPRQVGKSSLLARLLGHARDSGAAAAFSDLQSFGATQLSSAETLYKTLAHGLARDLRQEVDFSASWQDWLGPNMNLETMVEELLSRTPGPVSWILDEVDLLFDRAYTNDLFGLLRSWHNRRAFEPDGPWRKLTLVLAYATEAHLFITDLSQSPFNIGVRVGMQDFHEEEVKELQGRYMGALAQDVHRDVFGLTKGHPFLTRRAFAFLAKDGSIESLKQLASEVDGPFGEHLRRTWIAISQDPELTNEVRRLLSGRPFEDPTTRYRLWSSGIIRVSRDGAVEFRVPIYGPYLRAALG; encoded by the coding sequence ATGAACAACTGGAGCGCCCCCCTGCGAATGCGGATGCTTGGCCGTCTCGAAGTCGTCTCGAGCGCTGGGCAGGCGGCGCGTTTTCGGTCGCGAAAAGCGCTCGCCTTGTTGGCATTCCTGGCGCTCAACCCTGACGAGGAGTTTCATCGCGAACAGCTCTGCGACCTGTTCTGGCCCGACAGCGATGGCGACCGCCAGGCTCAGAGCCTCAGGCGCGCGGTGGCAGACATCCGTGAAGAACTCGAAGTTCGGATGGGCATGGGTGAGATCGTCCAGACGCGCCGCAACTACGTGGCCCTGGTGCCCGGCAGCGTTGAAACGGACGTGGCGCACTTCAATGCCCTAACCTCGGGAGCGCCGGACCAGGATGAATTGAGGGCCTTGCTGGAAGCAGTTGGCCTCTATGCGGGCGAGCTGCTGCCTTCATTGGCCGAAAGCTGGGTTCTTGCTCTGAGGGCGGATCTAGAAGAGCGCTTTGGCCACGCCGTCGTCCGGCTTTGCCAAGCCCGCATTGATAGTGGCGAGGCTCAAGAAGCGTTGAGGATCGCACGTGCAGCAGTCCTTGCGGCCCCCTTTCGAGAGGATGTGCACATTGCCCTGATCTCCGGATACAAAGCTGCAGGAATGGACATCGAAGCCCTGAGGCAGTTCGAAGAATGGGAACGCCTACTCGATGAGAACTGGGGCGAAGCACCGTCAGAACAGGCGGTGCGCGCACTTGAATCCCAGTCCGCTCCGGCCACCGAGCCAGCAGCCATTGACGGCTTGAACAGAGCAGGCGCCGGCCTTCACCGGAGCCAGACCCATCCCGATATGGAGACGGCGGGCGGCGCGGTTCCGTTGGGCTCGCGCTTCTACGTTGCCAGGGCATCCGACCAAGAGGCGTTCGATGCCTTCGACCAGGGCGAAGGCGTGATTCTTGTCCACGGTCCGCGCCAGGTGGGGAAGAGTTCGCTTCTGGCGCGTCTGCTGGGCCATGCTCGCGATTCCGGCGCCGCCGCGGCATTCTCCGATCTTCAGTCCTTCGGTGCGACGCAGCTCTCCTCCGCCGAAACCCTCTATAAGACTCTGGCACACGGTCTCGCCAGGGACCTGCGCCAAGAGGTCGACTTCTCAGCAAGCTGGCAAGACTGGCTGGGCCCTAACATGAACCTGGAAACCATGGTCGAAGAACTCCTTTCCAGGACTCCGGGGCCGGTCTCCTGGATTCTCGATGAGGTAGACCTCCTATTCGACAGGGCCTATACGAATGACTTATTCGGGCTGCTCCGAAGCTGGCACAACCGGCGAGCGTTTGAACCGGATGGGCCCTGGCGAAAGCTCACCTTGGTTCTGGCATACGCGACCGAGGCACACCTTTTCATCACCGATCTCAGCCAGTCTCCTTTCAATATTGGCGTTCGTGTGGGGATGCAGGATTTTCACGAAGAGGAGGTCAAAGAGCTGCAGGGGCGATACATGGGAGCCTTGGCGCAAGACGTACACCGAGACGTGTTCGGGCTCACGAAAGGGCACCCGTTTCTCACGCGCCGAGCCTTTGCATTCCTCGCCAAGGACGGCTCGATAGAGTCTTTGAAGCAACTGGCGAGCGAGGTGGACGGGCCGTTCGGCGAGCACCTGCGTCGTACTTGGATCGCCATCTCTCAGGACCCTGAGCTGACGAACGAAGTCCGAAGGCTTCTATCCGGCCGCCCCTTCGAGGACCCCACAACGCGCTACCGCCTCTGGTCGTCAGGCATCATCCGGGTCTCCCGTGACGGCGCGGTCGAGTTCAGGGTTCCTATCTATGGACCTTACTTGCGCGCGGCCTTGGGCTGA
- a CDS encoding AAA-like domain-containing protein, whose translation MSRTAPFFRPGGTMDPNAPSYIERRADSDLLDALLEGDYVFVLDSRQKGKSSLVARTIVKLKEKGVATVKLDLQRLGANLTAEQWYGGLLAAMGQELGMQPALLEYWRSHLEIGPLSRWLGALETVVLNTAKTPIVIFIDEVDYVRALPFPADEFFAGIRDCYNRRSEAGGFERLTFCLVGVATPGQLIRNPEITPFNIGRRIDLTDFSLEETSGYASVLAEGGRNGGVLVQRVHHWVSGHPYLTQLLCSHVAGDTGITSKHGVDRLVKELFFTREARQKVANFADVERRMLDPDVPGVAPDEKRSQVLDLYGRLLRGRGVPTTEENPVAASLRLAGLGYEDHGVLKVRNEAYRRVFDERWRRQSLPEGELRRQRGAARIAVLRTASVAGVLVLAVTSGAIGMWRISGERQEALNKLAKTSNERKEALSTLENRNGELTRISGERKAALNSLQLRTTELARVSNQRQQALVDLQGRSFDLKRTLEERNRAVHDLEKSADELRRTSYMGIMVSLRLAMQENRWMKVAELMDRSRDDPLRGWEWGHLAAMLNGQVAEAQVQPLRNEFEEDPDGTVSLITRDSIFKVTPTGLQLRRKFKGKTIFPLIRRGNLRSGVDPETGKLVIRDADTDQIVAESALRIMSFDPDTRTMIVQWGGGDTEKRSFDGKVLEHYPRPDPARKATMKLPNGDEISLFRDGLLIRTDSKGSRAAETKILPPPLAGNQYFVRSKDGTLFMLIDQGAPRPFQIRRASDLSVTSTLEAPTDLGAGALFAPDKRSILLTSGGVITRYDVGSGKVQQNYYGHQYQVFRVVYLPGGTHFASIDRMGAVRIWPLEPLPAVKSLGAIADPPVDFWLGDDPRFLLYPTVEGALESRNLKTGEVARIESPAGVHSQEPFSVVSGKRVYVGTDSGTVDRYSIDGLKKEKSVKVFDSMVFGIGRLMGGKRLLVRSNTGKPAPGMDYAPHTQAEYAILDTESMAVLHRFRPNWPLPGVNYGGLMTSDGPIFAVRASKWWTGPLMPTTAIILLVSAESGKILRRMEFPKQDITASALSADGKWLILSFYTGLNDSSSRIEVFDTSSGKRVKNLEIPTGVAVRSFWVKGSLLVGTLADDTIGVWDLSKGPRCTVLAPGQAINFYDISPDCSRVLVCLKDGTLIVYDPKSGVEFFSQRDDSAGNAKDGQTEATTIAGFSKDGSKIFLFGKDGVLRSLNSVPWKTQPKAARK comes from the coding sequence ATGAGCCGTACGGCACCTTTTTTCCGGCCTGGTGGGACCATGGACCCCAACGCTCCCAGCTATATCGAGCGTCGTGCCGATTCCGATCTTCTAGATGCGCTGCTCGAAGGCGACTATGTCTTCGTGCTCGACTCACGCCAAAAGGGGAAATCCTCGTTGGTCGCAAGGACGATCGTCAAGCTGAAAGAAAAGGGGGTAGCCACGGTCAAACTGGATCTTCAGCGCCTCGGCGCCAACCTGACCGCGGAACAGTGGTATGGCGGCCTTCTCGCCGCCATGGGCCAAGAACTCGGCATGCAGCCTGCGCTCCTGGAATATTGGCGGAGCCATTTGGAGATCGGCCCGCTCTCGCGATGGCTGGGCGCCTTGGAGACGGTAGTGCTGAATACCGCGAAGACCCCCATCGTGATCTTTATCGACGAAGTCGACTACGTGCGCGCTCTTCCATTTCCGGCTGACGAGTTCTTTGCCGGAATCCGGGACTGCTACAACCGTCGGTCCGAGGCCGGCGGCTTCGAGCGCCTCACATTCTGTCTGGTGGGTGTCGCAACGCCGGGGCAGCTCATCCGGAACCCCGAGATCACTCCGTTCAACATTGGCAGGCGGATCGATCTCACCGACTTCTCGCTGGAAGAAACCTCGGGCTATGCCTCAGTGCTGGCGGAAGGCGGACGCAATGGCGGAGTCCTGGTCCAGCGGGTCCACCACTGGGTAAGCGGGCATCCTTACCTCACGCAGCTCCTCTGCAGCCACGTCGCTGGCGATACAGGCATCACGTCGAAGCATGGCGTCGACCGCCTGGTGAAGGAGCTGTTCTTTACCAGAGAAGCCCGTCAAAAGGTTGCCAATTTCGCCGACGTGGAGCGCCGAATGCTGGATCCCGACGTCCCCGGAGTGGCGCCAGACGAGAAGCGATCGCAAGTGCTGGACCTTTATGGAAGGCTGCTCAGAGGGCGCGGCGTTCCCACCACCGAGGAGAACCCGGTGGCGGCGTCGCTGCGCCTTGCGGGTCTTGGATACGAAGATCATGGAGTATTGAAGGTCCGCAACGAGGCCTATCGCCGCGTCTTCGACGAGCGATGGCGACGCCAGAGCCTGCCCGAGGGCGAGCTTCGACGACAGCGCGGCGCCGCAAGAATCGCCGTGCTGCGCACGGCGAGCGTCGCGGGTGTTCTTGTCCTTGCGGTGACGTCGGGCGCCATCGGCATGTGGCGGATTTCAGGAGAGCGGCAGGAAGCACTCAACAAGTTGGCCAAGACCTCGAACGAACGCAAAGAAGCCCTCAGCACGCTTGAAAACAGAAACGGAGAGCTGACCCGCATTTCCGGAGAGCGCAAGGCCGCCCTGAATAGCCTGCAATTGCGCACTACAGAACTGGCAAGGGTCTCAAACCAGCGACAGCAAGCGCTGGTCGACCTGCAAGGCAGAAGCTTCGACCTCAAGAGAACCCTGGAAGAGCGGAATCGGGCGGTTCACGATCTTGAGAAGAGCGCCGACGAGCTGCGTCGGACAAGCTATATGGGAATCATGGTATCGCTCCGGCTCGCCATGCAAGAGAATCGGTGGATGAAGGTCGCAGAGCTGATGGACCGGTCTAGGGACGACCCCCTTCGAGGCTGGGAATGGGGCCATCTGGCAGCGATGCTCAACGGCCAAGTCGCAGAAGCCCAGGTCCAGCCGTTGCGTAACGAGTTTGAAGAAGATCCGGACGGTACGGTCAGCCTGATCACCCGCGACTCGATCTTCAAGGTGACTCCCACTGGACTTCAATTACGCAGGAAGTTCAAGGGAAAAACGATCTTCCCCCTTATCCGCAGGGGCAACTTGAGGTCCGGGGTCGATCCAGAAACAGGCAAGCTGGTGATTCGCGACGCGGACACCGACCAGATTGTCGCAGAGTCTGCGCTCCGTATCATGTCGTTCGATCCGGACACTCGGACGATGATCGTTCAATGGGGCGGCGGAGACACCGAGAAGCGCTCATTCGATGGCAAAGTTCTGGAGCATTATCCTCGCCCCGACCCGGCGCGCAAAGCGACGATGAAACTCCCGAATGGCGATGAAATCTCCCTATTTCGCGACGGGCTCCTGATTCGGACGGACTCGAAGGGCAGTCGAGCTGCCGAGACCAAAATCCTCCCGCCGCCGCTTGCGGGCAACCAGTACTTTGTTCGGAGCAAGGATGGAACGCTTTTCATGTTGATCGATCAGGGTGCGCCTCGCCCGTTCCAGATCCGCAGAGCTTCTGACCTAAGCGTGACCTCCACCCTCGAAGCGCCAACCGATCTGGGCGCCGGAGCGTTGTTCGCGCCAGACAAACGCAGCATCCTCCTGACTTCTGGCGGAGTGATTACCCGTTACGACGTTGGCAGCGGAAAGGTGCAGCAAAACTACTATGGCCATCAGTACCAAGTCTTCAGGGTCGTCTATTTGCCTGGCGGGACCCATTTCGCCAGCATCGACCGGATGGGCGCCGTGCGCATCTGGCCACTTGAGCCCTTGCCTGCCGTTAAGTCCCTAGGCGCTATTGCAGATCCCCCAGTCGACTTCTGGCTGGGCGATGACCCACGATTCCTGCTCTACCCGACGGTCGAGGGGGCATTGGAATCCAGGAACCTTAAGACTGGCGAAGTGGCTCGCATCGAGAGTCCTGCAGGCGTACACTCGCAGGAGCCGTTTTCGGTCGTCTCCGGGAAGAGAGTCTATGTGGGGACCGATTCTGGTACTGTCGACCGCTACTCCATCGACGGTCTGAAGAAAGAGAAGTCGGTCAAGGTCTTCGACTCGATGGTCTTCGGGATAGGTAGGCTGATGGGAGGCAAGCGACTTCTTGTACGTTCCAACACGGGCAAGCCGGCCCCTGGAATGGATTACGCTCCGCATACGCAGGCCGAGTATGCGATCCTCGACACAGAGTCCATGGCCGTTTTGCACAGGTTCAGGCCAAACTGGCCGCTTCCCGGCGTGAACTATGGGGGCCTGATGACCTCCGACGGGCCCATCTTTGCGGTCAGGGCCAGCAAGTGGTGGACAGGGCCCTTGATGCCAACGACCGCAATCATCTTGTTGGTCTCTGCAGAGAGTGGGAAGATCCTTCGAAGGATGGAATTTCCGAAGCAAGATATCACCGCCTCAGCTCTATCGGCAGACGGCAAGTGGTTGATCTTGTCGTTCTACACGGGTCTTAACGACTCCTCAAGCCGGATCGAAGTTTTCGATACTTCATCGGGGAAGCGCGTGAAGAACCTTGAAATCCCCACGGGCGTGGCCGTCAGGAGTTTTTGGGTCAAGGGGAGTCTCCTTGTTGGCACGCTGGCTGATGACACCATCGGCGTGTGGGATCTGTCGAAGGGACCGCGATGCACGGTGCTCGCTCCAGGGCAGGCGATTAACTTCTATGACATCTCACCAGACTGTAGCCGCGTCCTCGTCTGCCTCAAGGACGGCACCCTAATCGTCTACGATCCGAAGTCTGGAGTCGAATTCTTCTCGCAGAGAGATGACTCCGCAGGCAATGCCAAAGATGGTCAAACCGAGGCGACAACCATCGCGGGGTTCTCCAAAGATGGCTCCAAGATCTTCCTGTTCGGCAAGGACGGGGTCTTGCGGTCGTTGAACAGCGTCCCCTGGAAGACTCAGCCCAAGGCCGCGCGCAAGTAA
- a CDS encoding PD40 domain-containing protein, whose translation MNLTRVVSTLLPATMLGALIMAAPAQTTMRASVGHSGAEAQGASPQAVISTGTGQYVVFTSAAPNLVPGGTSHIQVFRRDLNSNTTLLVSVDAGGAEANGDCFNPRVSPDGRFVSFSSDATNLSPEGDGNLSRDVFRRDILLGTTIRVSVANNEAEGNSTSDSSAISADGNLVAFRSNATNLVSLAPSAYSQVFLRNISAGTTVLVSRSTSGGYGDDESGYFQPQITPNGRYVAFTSKAGNMVSGDTNGNWDVYRRDMNNGGKMVRVSLPTNGAQYFGISHTSAMSDDGRYVAFVSLNAFNIVDTNGVVDVFLRDTSKNTLTRISNSAAGGFANGPSGDSGGWGVRISGDGTKVVFESAASDLVSGDGNGVVDVFLRNRSNNTTSLVSVSALGGSADGASISPSISANGFVSFVSDASNLVMDDTLGFTDVFRRGTY comes from the coding sequence ATGAACTTAACAAGAGTCGTCTCAACACTCCTTCCGGCCACCATGCTGGGAGCCCTCATCATGGCCGCTCCCGCTCAAACCACAATGCGGGCATCGGTCGGCCACAGCGGCGCCGAGGCACAAGGAGCAAGCCCTCAAGCCGTGATCAGTACCGGAACTGGACAGTATGTGGTCTTTACTTCCGCGGCACCCAACCTGGTGCCTGGCGGAACCTCCCATATCCAGGTCTTTCGGCGCGACCTGAACTCGAACACCACGCTTCTCGTCTCGGTGGATGCGGGTGGAGCCGAGGCCAATGGCGATTGCTTCAACCCTCGCGTCTCACCTGACGGCAGATTCGTCTCGTTCTCCTCCGACGCAACCAACCTGTCTCCGGAAGGCGATGGCAACCTTTCCCGAGATGTGTTTCGCCGCGATATCCTGCTCGGAACGACAATTCGGGTCTCGGTCGCCAATAACGAGGCAGAAGGCAATAGCACAAGCGACTCTTCGGCAATCAGTGCGGACGGCAACCTTGTCGCCTTTCGATCAAACGCCACGAATCTGGTTTCGCTTGCGCCAAGCGCTTACTCTCAAGTGTTCTTGCGAAACATCTCTGCAGGAACCACCGTTCTCGTTTCACGGTCGACCAGCGGCGGCTATGGCGACGACGAAAGCGGGTACTTCCAACCCCAGATCACGCCCAACGGCCGGTACGTCGCCTTCACGTCGAAGGCCGGGAACATGGTTTCCGGTGACACCAACGGCAACTGGGATGTCTATCGTCGGGACATGAACAACGGCGGCAAGATGGTGCGGGTCTCGCTTCCCACCAATGGGGCGCAGTATTTCGGCATCAGCCACACGTCGGCCATGAGCGACGACGGACGCTATGTCGCCTTTGTCTCGTTGAACGCCTTCAACATCGTGGACACCAACGGCGTCGTCGACGTTTTCCTGCGAGACACCAGCAAGAACACTCTGACCCGGATATCGAACAGCGCCGCAGGGGGATTCGCCAACGGCCCAAGCGGAGATTCGGGGGGCTGGGGCGTTCGCATCAGCGGAGATGGAACGAAGGTCGTGTTCGAGTCCGCCGCTTCCGACTTGGTGAGCGGCGACGGAAACGGCGTTGTTGACGTGTTCCTTCGGAATCGCAGCAATAACACAACGTCGTTGGTCTCTGTGAGCGCTTTGGGGGGCTCGGCAGACGGGGCCAGTATCAGCCCTTCGATCAGCGCGAACGGATTCGTCTCCTTTGTCTCGGATGCCAGCAACCTGGTGATGGACGATACGCTCGGATTCACCGACGTCTTTCGGAGAGGAACCTACTGA